The following DNA comes from Camelina sativa cultivar DH55 chromosome 14, Cs, whole genome shotgun sequence.
ACGGCGACTCAGGCTCCTACCACTGGACAGACCATGCCTGATTTAAATCTCCCTCTATAAGTGATAACTTTTTTTCCTTGAGACGAATTTTTAGGGGATCTACCATCTCATCACAAGTTGTTCACGGTTTGAAGTAAGGTTATCTCGTAGATAATCAAATCCAAGCTCCTGAGGTATGCAAAAGTGTTGGtagaaagagatgagagatgacaaaaaaaaaaaaagatctattCCAAGTAGAAGATACAATATGAATGAAATAGTTATTGGTGTATGTTATATCACAGCTATAATTGAATTTTCTCTCTTCAGCTTTCATTCCTCTCTAATTGTTGAATCAGTTTTAGAAGAAAATGCCATAAGTTTTCTACTTAAAATCTAGAAGCTAAGATGCAAATAGCACCCATGTAAATATGTTGTTCATTTTTCGCAAAGaagattagaaaaagaaaggtGTGAATTTTAAAAAGGTGTGTAAATATGTTGTTCATTGTTTTATTACAGTAAtgccatttataattaaatttggtcgaaaaaaaacatgagattgATTTCTTCTACTTTCCTTCAACTCTCCCACTCTAAAATGGCGCCTCAGCTTCTCTCCTCCCGTACCTTCAAATCTCTCTTTGACTCTGTCGACACTAAACTTTTTGACTGCGATGGTATACCCTCTGCCCTTTTATTCCTTAATTCCTTCTCTGATGGATGATGATTCATTGATTCGAGTCGATTCGATTCGATTCAGGTGTTATATGGAAGGGTGAAACGCTCATCGATGGCGTCTCCCAAACTCTCGACCTAATCCACTCTAAGGCACTTGACCTTTTCCCACTCttctccccctctctctctctctctctctctctctctctctctctatgatgATTTTTGTGTCAGGGTAAAAATGTTGTCTTTGTGACAAACAATTCGGTCAAATCGAGGAGGCAATACGCTGAAAAGTTCCGATCTTTGGGTCTTTCTTCTGTTACTCAGGTATGTACCTTCTTCAGTTCCCTACCTACACCCTGTCCTGTGTCCTTTGGATCTAAACTGTGATTATCTTTGCAAGGATGAGATCTTCTCTCCCTCATTTGCCGCAGCTATGTACCTCAAAGTCAACAATTTCCCTAAGGACAAGAAGGTTCGTCTTTGACTAATTATGTCTCTATCGTCCTTCTTTTCTCACTATTTCGTCTTTGCTGTTTGTAGGTTTATGTGATTGGTGGAGAGGGTGTTCTTGAGGAGCTGCAGATTGCTGGTTTTACAGGTCTTGGTGGTCCCGTaagtagtcttttttttttcttttttttcttttttagaactACTTTTACTAGGATTGCTTTGACAACTAGTAGATATTGGCCCTGAGTGTTAAAACCAGCCAAACATTGGATACTTCGAGTTCCTCAGCAGTATTTCTCTCCGGCGGATTCTCTTACTATTACTTAGCATCCGGCAACAATCTGgtgaacttttattttgttttctctctaatATTTCGTATATCTATCGTCTCTGATCATTTcgaattccattttttttttttgccgagCTGGTTTGATTACTTCCTCTTGCATTTTGTTCAGTGTATGTTTTGTTGTATATCACCTTCAATCAAACGAGTTTAGACGAACTATACGAAACATATAGATCTTTTATAATAGCGTATTAGGCTTTTCTTCTCAGTTGATATGGCTTGTGTTTATAATCGTTTGTGGTTTATGCTCTCAGGTTTATCTGGATCAAGCTAAGGAAGAGACTGGACCAAAAACAGGTGCGCTGTTTGGATATATTTATAGCGTTTATTTCTCACTCTTTACTCGAAACTTATTGTATTCTGCTGTGTTATTTCAGCTCTAAACCCTGATAAATGGCTCGAGTTCAAGCTTTAAG
Coding sequences within:
- the LOC104740862 gene encoding uncharacterized protein LOC104740862 translates to MYLKVNNFPKDKKVYVIGGEGVLEELQIAGFTGLGGPILALSVKTSQTLDTSSSSAVFLSGGFSYYYLASGNNLVYLDQAKEETGPKTALNPDKWLEFKL